DNA sequence from the Leptospira limi genome:
CATTGGTATTAAGAATCCAAAAAATCACTCATCCAGAATTTCGAAAAAAAGCACTTCTCTTTTTGGAAACAAAACATGAGTTACTTGACGAAACTCAAAAACGAGATATCTTAGAGTCGATCCTTTCAGAAGGATCTTCTGAAGAAAAAATGTATTATGAATTCAAAACAAGGAGTGGGTTTTGAAATATAGGGGTTTCTTTGTTTTTGGGTTTTTCTTTTTTTTAAATCCAATTTTACCCCAATGGTTTACAAAATCAGCGACTTTTGAATCCATCTGGTCAAACTTCCAAATAACTCCAAATATCGTTTCGGAAGCCTATACCATTTCGAGTTTTCCCATTTTACGGGAAGTAGAAACCAAAGAAAATGAAGAGTATGATTATTATTTTCAACTTTGTAAATTCCAAGAAATCAGAGAACTCACAGAAATCCTTTCCTACCTTTCCTTTTATGATGCATTATTACAAATCAAACGATGTACAGAAATAACTAAACATGAAACAGCGAACTTAGAAAAGCAGATCAAAAAAAAACTATTTGAACTGACAGTATTTCCCAAATTAGAAATTTTATCATCCGAGATTTCCAATGCGGAAAATTTAAATTTAGTTCGTGAATTACAATCTGAATGGGAAAAAACAGTTTATCTCTATTCCAATTTTTATAAACCTCACGAGGTTCTATTGTTTGGAAAAGAACGAGAATATACGTTAAGTCTCAATCGTATTCTGTATTCCGATATGCCAGAATCCAAAAGAAGATCCTCTTTACTTCGCTTATTACAAGACATCAAAACAAATCAAAAATCCACCTACCAACTGTTTTACTATTCAAAACAAAACCCTTGGAATCTCGCAGACTTAAAATCGGAAAATGAGAAGTCTAAATCCTATTTTTTACAAATCCTTTCCTCATGGAAAATTGACCCTCTGTTTTCCGATTGGCAAAAACTTCAACTGAACGAATTACAAATTTGTTTAGAAAAACTCCCAACGGAGGAAAAGAAAATTCGAATATTCGGTTTTTTTGGTTTTTTCTCCGATTATGGAAGATTCTCAGTAGAAAACCCAAGTTTTGAAACGAAAGAAAACCTAACAAAGTTGTTATACATCCGCCAAACGTTATTCCAATCCCATCATTTTCAAAAAAGATTAGAAAATGTAATGATAAATTGCAAAAATTCCGTCGAATCGAAGAAAGAACTATGAGTGATGAGATACGGAGTTTAATCGATAATTGTTTACTCGGGAAAAGAGAGGCATGGCAAACACTCATCCAAAAATTCCATCGCCTAATCATCGGAACTTGTGCACATTACGTACCAAGAGAAGAAGTGGTAGATACTTCGCAACTTGTGTATTTAAAACTCACCGAAAATGACTACCAATTATTGCGTAAGTTCAAGGGAGAAAGTTTACCCGCCTTTATTATCTATTTAAACGAAATTGCCAAAAACATCAGTATGTCCCAAACACGGAGCATTCGCCGAACCGAATACAGAGAAGGGATTTCTCTCGATTTGAGCATTGATATTCTGGATGAAAGGTTAACCCAAGAGGATGTTTATTTCGAATGGGAAGAAAAAAAGGAGTTTTACGATCTCATTGAATCATTAGATGAACCCCATAAGGAAATCCTCATCTTACGACTGAAAGGGTATAAATTCAAAGAAATTGCTGAAATTTTAGAAGTTCCTATCGGAACAGTACTAGCTAGAGCCAATCGCGCCAAAGAAAAGATAAAAAAATTACAAACCAAGGAAATAAAGCCGTAATGGGGGGACATCAATAGTATGGAGACAAAA
Encoded proteins:
- a CDS encoding RNA polymerase sigma factor: MSDEIRSLIDNCLLGKREAWQTLIQKFHRLIIGTCAHYVPREEVVDTSQLVYLKLTENDYQLLRKFKGESLPAFIIYLNEIAKNISMSQTRSIRRTEYREGISLDLSIDILDERLTQEDVYFEWEEKKEFYDLIESLDEPHKEILILRLKGYKFKEIAEILEVPIGTVLARANRAKEKIKKLQTKEIKP